The following proteins are encoded in a genomic region of Ammospiza caudacuta isolate bAmmCau1 chromosome 13, bAmmCau1.pri, whole genome shotgun sequence:
- the HSDL1 gene encoding inactive hydroxysteroid dehydrogenase-like protein 1 gives MAAVDRFSLLYREISRSCSVYVEALAIVGAWYTVRKVVSLALDTYSALRLHVIPRLSREVDLVKKYGKWAVVTGSTDGIGKAYAEELAKRGVNIILVSRSKEKLQAVSRSISETYKVETDFIVADFSKGRELYPAIEEALKDREIGILVNNVGILYDYPDYFTNLSEDLLWDLIHVNIASATMMTHIVLPGMVKKRKGAIVNLSSASCCQPTPMLTVYGASKTYLDYFSRALHYECASKGIFVQSLTPFIIATKMLSFSSIVSKRSIFFPTAEEYASHAVSTLGLSIRTTGYWKHGIQWTLGECLPEWMWAWFAVYLSRIVR, from the exons ATGGCTGCAGTGGACCGATTCTCCCTCTTGTACAGAGAAATCAGTCGCTCCTGCAGTGTCTATGTAGAAGCCCTGGCTATTGTTGGAGCTTGGTACACAGTCAGAAAGGTTGTGTctctggccttggacacttaCAGTGCACTCAGGCTGCACGTGATTCCAAGGCTGAGTAGGGAGGTTGATCTGGTCAAGAAGTACGGGAAGTGGGCCGTGGTCACGG GTAGCACAGATGGTATTGGGAAGGCTTATGCTGAAGAGCTGGCAAAGCGTGGTGTCAACATCATCTTAGTCAGCAGAAGCAAAGAGAAGCTGCAGGCTGTCTCCAGGAGCATATCTGAAACCTATAAAGTGGAAACAGATTTCATAGTAGCTGATTTCAGCAAGGGGCGTGAGCTTTACCCAGCCATTGAGGAGGCTCTGAAAGACAgagaaattgggattttggtgAATAATGTGGGAATACTTTATGACTACCCAGACTATTTTACTAATCTGTCTGAGGATTTGCTATGGGACTTGATCCATGTAAATATTGCTTCTGCTACCATGATGACACATATTGTGCTGCCAGGCATGGTAAAGAAGAGGAAAGGGGCAATTGTGAACCTTTCTTCAGCATCCTGTTGTCAGCCAACACCGATGCTCACAGTCTATGGAGCCTCTAAA aCCTACTTGGACTATTTCAGTAGAGCACTACATTATGAGTGTGCCTCTAAAGGAATTTTTGTTCAGAGTCTAACACCATTCATTATTGCTACCAAAATGTTATCATTCAGCAGCATTGTATCAAAGagatctattttttttcctactgctgAAGAATATGCAAGTCATGCTGTTTCTACTCTTGGGTTATCCATAAGGACTACTGGTTACTGGAAGCATGGAATACAG TGGACGCTGGGCGAGTGCCTGCCGGAGTGGATGTGGGCATGGTTTGCTGTGTACTTGAGCAGAATTGTACGCTAG